Proteins encoded together in one Cydia pomonella isolate Wapato2018A chromosome 10, ilCydPomo1, whole genome shotgun sequence window:
- the LOC133522352 gene encoding uncharacterized protein LOC133522352, with protein sequence MALVQSAILHSVFPCSSLRTRPKSAATKSFNMGKRKEELRDDEIRRKIQKLENKLAKKPARRRIIYSSSDSSAESDDDANQVAARKVTAVAMVHSPNSLRVTPPRAVSPPSPRSPQDMPSPPEQSTPAQTDTETEVPNPEEQQLDDEILSLLGDAPKSDHPFGPPMHKDIANRWQEILLKGLDKETKEKLLKQYVIPKNCDMLLAPKLNPEAKAALSDGSVKRDFCIMQKQNQVGVALAALASLTELIISGENNKQKLLKPLSDACRILCDSHHSETATRRHFVLTATDAALKETLVEAERDQFLFGENVSEKLKVAKSIQKTGESLKQQQKSVFNKNNFIANKSHLNFKPYRRTDHKPGASTARTARAPRAPQRYQPSASSYSYNRRAPAPSRARSPPPRRTTHYRR encoded by the exons ATGGCACTGGTGCAGTCCGCCATTCTTCATTCTGTATTTCCGTGCTCAAGCCTTCGCACGCGTCCCAAGTCCGCCGCAACGAAATCTTTCAACATGGGCAAGAGGAAAGAAGAGCTCCGAGACGACGAGATAcgaagaaaaatacaaaaattggaAAATAAATTGGCGAAAAAACCCGCTAGGCGTCGAATTATATACTCATCATCAGATTCTTCTGCAGAATCAGACG ACGACGCAAATCAAGTTGCGGCACGCAAAGTAACTGCAGTGGCCATGGTCCACTCGCCAAACTCGCTTCGTGTCACGCCGCCACGTGCCGTCTCACCGCCGTCGCCGCGCTCGCCGCAGGATATGCCGTCACCCCCGGAGCAGTCGACGCCAGCTCAAACTGACACCGAGACCGAAGTACCTAATCCAGAAGAACAACAACTCGACGACGAGATTTTGTCACTACTGGGTGACGCCCCAAAAAGTGACCATCCATTTGGGCCACCTATGCACAAAGACATTGCCAACCGATGGCAAGAGATACTTTTGAAGGGTTTAGACAAAGAGACGAAAGAAAAACTGTTAAAACAGTATGTGATCCCTAAAAACTGTGACATGCTTTTAGCCCCCAAACTAAACCCCGAAGCAAAGGCTGCTTTGTCAGACGGCTCGGTAAAACGTGACTTCTGTATTATGCAAAAGCAAAATCAAGTGGGCGTGGCCCTTGCTGCCCTGGCTTCTCTTACAGAATTAATAATTTCAGGAGAGAATAATAAGCAAAAACTTCTTAAGCCCCTGAGTGACGCATGTCGAATTTTGTGCGATAGTCATCACAGCGAAACAGCGACGAGACGTCACTTTGTCTTAACCGCAACAGATGCCGCTCTCAAAGAAACGTTGGTTGAAGCAGAGAGAGATCAATTTTTGTTTGGCGAAAACGTGAGCGAGAAATTAAAAGTAGCCAAAAGCATCCAAAAAACCGGGGAGTcattaaaacaacaacaaaagtcagtttttaacaaaaataattttattgcaaaCAAAAGTCATTTAAACTTCAAGCCGTATCGCAGGACGGACCACAAGCCAGGCGCCAGCACGGCGCGCACAGCTCGCGCACCTCGCGCACCTCAGCGCTACCAGCCCAGCGCGAGCAGCTACTCGTACAATCGCCGGGCGCCGGCGCCGAGTCGAGCCCGCTCGCCGCCGCCGCGACGCACCACCCACTATCGGAGATAG